The Streptomyces tubercidicus DNA segment AGAAGATGATCGGGCGCACGCCCGGCAACATCGTCGCCGTACGGCCCCTGAAAGACGGCGTGATCGCCGATTTCGAGATCACCGAGCGGATGCTCCGCTACTTCATCCTGAAGATCCACAAGCGGCGCTATCTGGCCCGCCCCCGGGTCGTCGTGTGCGTCCCCTCCGGCATCACCGGAGTGGAGCGCCGCGCGGTCATCGAGGCGTCGACCCAGGCCGGCGCGCGCCAGGTCCACATCATCGAGGAGCCGATGGCCGCCGCGATCGGCTCCGGTCTGCCGGTGCACGAGGCCACCGGCAACATGGTCGTGGACATCGGCGGCGGTACGACCGAGGTCGCGGTCATCTCGCTCGGCGGCATCGTCACCGCGCAGTCCATCCGGGTGGCCGGCGACGAGCTCGACAACGCGATCATCCAGCACATCAAGAAGGAGTACAGCCTTCTGCTGGGCGAGCGCACCGCCGAGAGCATCAAGATCACCATCGGTTCGGCGTACGACCTCGAACAGGACGAGCACACCGAGATCCGCGGCCGTGACCTGGTCTCCGGTCTGCCGAAGACCGTGGTCATCTCGGCCGCCGAGGTCCGCAAGGCCATCGAGGAGCCGGTCAACTCCATCGTCGACGCGGTCAAGACGACCCTCGACAAGTGCCCGCCGGAGCTGTCCGGTGACGTCATGGACCGCGGCATCGTGCTCACCGGAGGCGGTGCCCTGCTCCGCGGCCTCGATGAGCGGCTGCGCCGCGAGACCGGCATGCCCATCCACATCGCCGAGGACCCGCTCGACTCCGTCGCGCTCGGTTCCGGCAAGTGCGTCGAGGAGTTCGAGGCGCTCCAGCAGGTCCTCGACTCCCAGCCGCGCAGGTAGCACGACCGGGGCACCGGCCCGCGCCGCGGACGCCCAGCGGCGGACGCGGGGGCCGGGACCCCGGCGGCAGCGGCCGGTCCGTCCGCCGGACCGGCCGGTGACCGGGCTCAACCTCCCGACAGACACGGTGCGCTGACGCTTCACCGGCAGCCACCGTCACACAGGCACAACGCTCAACTCCCGAACGAGACCGGCGGGGCCCGCAGCCGGCCGGTCCTACGAGGAAGGACACGGCCGCCGCACGTGAGGGACACACGAGAGAGCCGGCTGCTGCTGGTGCTGCTGGTCGCGATCGCGTTCGCGCTGATCACGGTCGATATCCGCGGCGGCGAACAGTCCCCGCTCGATGGTGCCCGGCAAGCCGCCGCCTCCGCCTTCGGCCCGGTCGAAAGCGGCGTCGCCCGCGTCGTCGACCCGGTCGGCCACGCGGTCGGTGCCGTACGGGACTCCGGCCGCCGGCACAACCGGATCAGCACGCTGGAGCACGAGAACGAGGCGCTGAAGGCCAAGCTCGGCTCCTCCGACCGCAACCGCAGCCGCGCCGCCGAGCTCGACAAGATCCTCAAGACCGCCGGCACCGGCCAGTACGCCATCAAGGGCGCCCAGGTCATCGCCATCGGCTCGGCCCAGGGCTTCTCCTGGACCGTCACCATCGACGCCGGCACCCGCGACGGCATCCGCCGCGATATGACCGTGCTCAACGGCGACGGTCTGGTCGGCCGGATCACCACCGTCGGCGCCGACACCTCCACCGTCCTGCTGGCCGCCGACCCCGACTTCACCGTCGGCACCCGCATGGAGAAGACCAACGAGATCGGCTTCGCCAACGGGCAGGGCGTCCGCTCGCTGCGCGTCCAGCTCCTCAACGGCCGGGCCAACATCAAGAAGGGCGACCGTCTGGTCACCTTCGGCTCCAGCAAGGACAAGCCGTTCGTGCCCGGTGTGCCGGTCGGCAAGGTCACCCGGGTCGAACCGTTCAACGGCGATCTGACCCGCACCCTCCAGGTCCGGCCGTTCGTCGCCTTCTCCCAGCTCGACATCGTCGGTGTCGTCGTCCAGCCGCCCCGTCAGGACCCGCGCGACACGGTCCTGCCGCCGCAGCCGGCCAAGCCCAAGCCGACGCCGACGGTCACCGTCACGGCCACCCCCTCCGCGAGCGTCCCTCCCAGGAGCTGACCGATGCGCATCAACCGGATTCTGCTCTCGGCCCCGCTGGTGGTCGTCGCCCTCGTCATCCAGGTCACCATCCTCGCCAGACTCCAACTGCCCGGCGCCGTACCGGACCTGCTGCTGCTCGTGGTGGTCGGCCTGGCGCTGGTCTACGGCCATGTCGGCGGCGCGCTCATCGGCTTCTTCGCCGGACTGCTCGCCGACCTCGCCCCGCCGTCCGACCACGCCATCGGCCGCTATGCGCTGGTGCTCTGCGTCATC contains these protein-coding regions:
- the mreC gene encoding rod shape-determining protein MreC, which translates into the protein MRDTRESRLLLVLLVAIAFALITVDIRGGEQSPLDGARQAAASAFGPVESGVARVVDPVGHAVGAVRDSGRRHNRISTLEHENEALKAKLGSSDRNRSRAAELDKILKTAGTGQYAIKGAQVIAIGSAQGFSWTVTIDAGTRDGIRRDMTVLNGDGLVGRITTVGADTSTVLLAADPDFTVGTRMEKTNEIGFANGQGVRSLRVQLLNGRANIKKGDRLVTFGSSKDKPFVPGVPVGKVTRVEPFNGDLTRTLQVRPFVAFSQLDIVGVVVQPPRQDPRDTVLPPQPAKPKPTPTVTVTATPSASVPPRS
- a CDS encoding rod shape-determining protein encodes the protein MSFIGRDMAVDLGTANTLVYVRGRGIVLNEPSVVAINTNTGGILAVGAEAKKMIGRTPGNIVAVRPLKDGVIADFEITERMLRYFILKIHKRRYLARPRVVVCVPSGITGVERRAVIEASTQAGARQVHIIEEPMAAAIGSGLPVHEATGNMVVDIGGGTTEVAVISLGGIVTAQSIRVAGDELDNAIIQHIKKEYSLLLGERTAESIKITIGSAYDLEQDEHTEIRGRDLVSGLPKTVVISAAEVRKAIEEPVNSIVDAVKTTLDKCPPELSGDVMDRGIVLTGGGALLRGLDERLRRETGMPIHIAEDPLDSVALGSGKCVEEFEALQQVLDSQPRR